The Candidatus Neomarinimicrobiota bacterium genome window below encodes:
- a CDS encoding HD-GYP domain-containing protein, producing the protein MRPIDRPTKIKIEDLRIGMFVELPGNWLNHSFVRSSFLVKHQSQLTKIAQSGIETVVVHPVKSLVRPEPKKKQPNYIKKSPVEIEATREEGPSLIPEGYSDFLQDSTIEPKRKASYLHEVSLDIMDKVLKAPSVENITHFKAGISEMVDLIMADDETASHLLKITSHDHYTFTHSVNVGVLSVLLTKAIYGNSSHHDLQELGAAFFLHDLGKVYVPDSLINKPGKLNEEEWKLMQNHPLGGYQILSDTDHLSPECKIIVMQHHERDNGTGYPQGLRGDEIHVYGRICAIADVFDALTSRRSYKPSMPLYDALMLMKYEMGSHFNADLFAEFVQLFKK; encoded by the coding sequence ATGAGACCGATTGACCGCCCAACAAAAATAAAGATAGAAGACCTGCGCATTGGTATGTTCGTTGAGTTACCCGGCAATTGGCTTAACCATTCTTTTGTTCGCAGCAGTTTTCTGGTCAAACACCAGTCACAACTGACCAAAATCGCTCAGAGTGGAATCGAAACCGTTGTCGTTCATCCCGTCAAAAGCCTTGTTCGTCCGGAGCCCAAAAAAAAACAACCCAACTATATAAAAAAGAGTCCCGTAGAAATTGAAGCCACACGGGAAGAGGGGCCTTCCCTGATACCCGAAGGATATAGTGACTTTCTTCAAGACTCTACCATCGAACCCAAACGCAAAGCTAGTTATCTCCATGAGGTTTCCTTAGATATTATGGATAAGGTGCTGAAAGCGCCCTCTGTCGAAAATATCACTCACTTCAAAGCTGGTATTTCAGAGATGGTTGACCTTATTATGGCCGACGATGAAACAGCCTCCCACCTTTTGAAGATCACTTCTCATGACCACTATACCTTTACCCACTCCGTGAATGTCGGGGTGCTATCTGTGCTGCTTACAAAAGCTATCTACGGCAATTCAAGCCACCATGATTTGCAAGAATTAGGAGCCGCTTTTTTTCTGCATGATCTGGGGAAAGTATATGTTCCAGACTCATTGATCAACAAACCCGGGAAACTCAATGAAGAAGAATGGAAGCTAATGCAGAATCATCCCCTGGGCGGTTACCAGATTCTTTCTGATACTGATCACCTGAGTCCTGAGTGTAAAATAATTGTCATGCAACACCATGAACGCGACAATGGTACTGGATACCCTCAGGGACTGAGAGGCGATGAGATTCATGTATATGGTCGCATTTGCGCCATTGCAGATGTCTTTGATGCCCTGACATCCCGGCGGTCTTACAAACCATCGATGCCACTTTATGATGCCTTAATGCTCATGAAGTATGAAATGGGTTCCCACTTTAACGCTGATCTTTTTGCTGAATTTGTTCAACTTTTTAAAAAATAA
- a CDS encoding insulinase family protein: protein MRKSFFLMILLLAGISLTAELKTGENMHGFKLLEKRFVKEVNAECFLFSHEKSGARLFKVSNSDLNKTFCITFKTITESDAGTPHILEHSVLNGSKNFPVKSPFDILSKGSLNTFLNAMTGSDITLYPVSSMNDKDFRSLMHIYLDAVFNPLIYDDPRILDQEGWHRELENADSALTYKGVVYNEMKGAFSSPTREWGYLVDQNLFPDTPYRFSSGGYPSAIPTLTYTAFLAFHRKYYHPSNSYIFLYGDGDLASELEFIDTHYLSNYVRPAQLVDLPLQAPFKNIKKGAGSYAATEGSELEQQSYLSLSFVCGQSIDLQLVMGLRVLTQVLFNNESAPVRLALQEAGIGQDISAWVDDLRQNVFHVRVQNANSDEADEFYRIVFETLRDVASQGVDQAALSGVLNRMEFHLREGNTPHKGLSYNQQALSSWFWGDEPFSGLEYEKTLAAMKTGIAAGYLEKLITEYFLNNPHALLFTLDPKPGLEAENDLHTSAELAAFKQTLSDNQIADLVEQTIQLIEYQKAGDSPEALATIPLLNLSDIEPGVDWYTAEQHRVSRVPYLHHEAFTNDINYIRLFFDLRVLQEEQLPYANLLAVLLGSIATESHTFGELDNALDTHLGGFNTYLTSYLENRNDDNLIPKFVVSTKVLAHKQDLAFELSNEVLQHSLLGDIDRLKDVLVRHQSRLSAAVKRDGLGFARTRLFSYATRAGLFDELTGGLDYYWFISDLVDNFDTKQSALISDLQNVSELLFSRKNLVASVTCSGEALKPFKKELRSFSKRLPNNKPVYLDWRLRSTLKNEGLMAASKVQYVLQGGDFTDLGYQWDGQILVLNQIISREWLKNQVRVIGGAYGGFARFSPSGRVYFGSYRDPNLTETLVNYSNTPAFLSSLDLDDTEMTRFIIGTISGMDRPLTSSQRGGVAVARFFSKTSRAQLQSERDAVLSTTLADIKAYDQMVADILNNSTICVYGNEDKLKQNKKLFEKLIVID from the coding sequence ATGCGTAAATCTTTTTTCTTGATGATCCTGCTACTGGCGGGCATATCACTAACGGCAGAATTAAAGACAGGAGAGAACATGCACGGGTTTAAACTACTTGAAAAGCGTTTTGTTAAAGAGGTCAACGCTGAGTGTTTTCTGTTCTCACATGAAAAATCCGGAGCCCGTTTATTTAAAGTATCCAATAGCGATCTGAATAAAACCTTCTGTATCACCTTTAAAACCATTACTGAGTCTGATGCAGGAACGCCCCATATCCTGGAACATTCCGTCTTAAATGGTTCAAAAAACTTTCCCGTAAAAAGCCCTTTTGATATCTTGTCAAAAGGCTCTTTAAATACCTTTCTTAATGCCATGACCGGGAGTGATATCACCCTCTATCCTGTATCGAGTATGAACGACAAAGACTTTCGATCACTCATGCACATCTATCTGGATGCCGTTTTTAACCCGCTTATTTATGATGACCCGCGTATCCTGGATCAAGAGGGCTGGCACCGAGAATTAGAAAATGCCGATTCTGCACTTACTTATAAGGGTGTTGTATATAACGAGATGAAGGGTGCCTTTTCAAGCCCCACCCGCGAATGGGGTTATCTGGTTGATCAAAATCTATTTCCCGATACTCCTTATCGCTTTTCGTCAGGTGGCTACCCCTCAGCCATACCAACTTTAACCTATACAGCTTTTTTGGCCTTTCACCGTAAATACTATCATCCATCAAACTCCTACATCTTTCTCTATGGTGATGGTGATCTTGCATCAGAGTTGGAATTTATCGATACACACTACCTGTCAAACTATGTTCGTCCGGCTCAATTGGTGGATTTGCCTCTTCAGGCCCCCTTCAAAAACATAAAGAAAGGGGCTGGATCTTATGCTGCCACAGAAGGTTCGGAGCTTGAACAACAAAGTTATCTATCTCTTTCTTTTGTATGTGGACAGAGTATTGACCTGCAGTTGGTAATGGGATTGCGGGTGCTTACACAGGTGTTATTTAATAATGAATCGGCTCCGGTCCGCCTGGCTTTACAGGAGGCTGGCATTGGGCAGGATATCAGTGCCTGGGTTGACGATCTACGCCAAAATGTGTTTCATGTCCGTGTTCAAAACGCCAATTCTGACGAGGCGGATGAATTCTATCGTATTGTTTTCGAAACCCTTCGGGATGTCGCGTCCCAAGGAGTAGATCAGGCCGCCCTGTCTGGCGTATTGAATCGCATGGAGTTTCATCTCAGAGAAGGCAACACGCCCCACAAAGGACTTTCCTATAATCAACAGGCTTTAAGTTCCTGGTTTTGGGGAGACGAACCCTTCAGTGGACTTGAATATGAAAAAACGCTGGCCGCCATGAAAACGGGTATTGCCGCAGGATATTTAGAAAAATTGATTACTGAATATTTTCTAAATAATCCTCACGCCTTGCTCTTTACGCTTGATCCCAAACCGGGACTGGAAGCGGAAAATGATCTGCATACCTCAGCCGAATTGGCCGCTTTTAAACAAACGCTCTCCGATAATCAAATAGCTGATCTTGTGGAGCAAACGATTCAGCTTATTGAATATCAAAAGGCCGGTGATAGCCCTGAAGCGTTAGCAACCATACCCCTGTTGAATTTAAGTGATATCGAACCTGGCGTTGACTGGTATACCGCAGAACAGCACCGGGTTTCTCGTGTTCCTTACTTACATCACGAAGCATTTACAAATGATATCAATTACATCAGACTTTTTTTCGATCTCAGGGTCTTACAGGAAGAGCAACTGCCTTATGCAAACTTATTGGCTGTTCTCCTTGGGTCAATTGCTACTGAGTCCCACACTTTCGGTGAGCTAGATAATGCACTGGATACCCATCTTGGCGGATTCAACACTTATCTCACCTCCTATCTGGAAAACCGTAATGATGATAATCTGATACCAAAATTCGTGGTTTCTACAAAAGTACTTGCCCATAAACAGGATCTCGCTTTTGAATTGAGTAACGAGGTTTTGCAGCATTCTTTACTAGGTGATATCGATCGCCTTAAAGATGTACTTGTCAGACACCAGTCACGCCTGTCGGCAGCAGTGAAACGTGACGGACTTGGTTTTGCTCGTACTCGACTTTTTTCTTACGCTACCAGAGCAGGGCTTTTTGATGAATTAACCGGGGGGCTCGATTATTACTGGTTCATTTCTGATCTGGTGGACAATTTTGATACAAAACAATCCGCGCTCATTTCAGATTTACAAAATGTCTCTGAATTACTTTTTTCACGCAAGAACTTAGTTGCATCGGTAACCTGTTCTGGGGAGGCTTTAAAACCGTTTAAAAAAGAGCTTCGTTCTTTTTCAAAACGGCTGCCAAATAATAAACCTGTATATCTGGACTGGCGCTTGCGCTCTACTTTGAAAAACGAGGGATTAATGGCAGCTTCAAAGGTTCAATATGTCTTACAGGGTGGTGATTTTACTGATCTTGGATATCAATGGGATGGCCAGATCCTTGTGTTGAATCAGATAATTTCCAGGGAATGGCTTAAAAATCAGGTCCGGGTGATTGGTGGGGCCTATGGTGGTTTTGCTCGCTTTTCACCTTCCGGTCGGGTTTATTTTGGATCCTATCGAGATCCCAATCTTACAGAAACCCTTGTAAATTATTCTAATACTCCTGCCTTTTTAAGTTCACTTGATCTTGATGACACAGAAATGACCCGTTTCATTATTGGTACCATTTCAGGAATGGATCGTCCGTTAACATCCTCTCAAAGGGGTGGTGTGGCAGTCGCTCGCTTTTTCAGCAAAACCAGTCGTGCCCAATTGCAGTCTGAGCGTGATGCTGTCCTGTCGACAACTCTGGCAGACATAAAAGCGTATGATCAAATGGTGGCAGATATTTTAAACAACAGCACGATCTGTGTTTACGGGAATGAGGACAAGTTAAAACAGAATAAAAAACTCTTTGAGAAGCTTATTGTTATTGACTAG